The Anopheles coluzzii chromosome 2, AcolN3, whole genome shotgun sequence genome window below encodes:
- the LOC120950205 gene encoding uncharacterized protein LOC120950205 isoform X3 produces the protein MMADTSTSNGGVAAGSASVVGGGSGGALDPNVIPQWKKELIQRRKNLAKTIGAVATQVHDSASTVAAAISASASSPVLAHPRTPTGGFPVGSPFYAGTKAAAAAAVTSPTTAPGSFMGVHFAANEHLQQQHHQHQQQARGVGSSSVGVLRASEAVAVVVQPSSSASGSSPTSVPTANGAHSHSNAGSEHSGSSAAIATNRTGSSGTNSSVIVERESSSTVCSSGGPGTHTTSGIGSGSSSSTSVKSLVSGANGSAQQQQQHGNVREGGVAARKMVAATAAEEIVVVYEKSSVLGGLADATGGGGGGIGGGGVGAGGITALSDAGEELKYGPGIVSRLRCRYLSLALRQSVAKQRPSLNSMRRATSLNNLLDEESEDLSEREQSIGSEGTGHGGGPQQQQQQQQQKKYQSQNYHYQHHQQQQQHREQYANGNGNNHNHNHQQQQQLHPTVVLQPPYQKQPQHHFAPKQQPWIQQQLHKEEEGGGGAVKTAPFLRGVQNSYTRASRQVEKKNEYNRYTKHHRGAGGADAVLLKRARSVEALVRYDHKAWERDGVSPVVGPAAAAAVTTTAAAAAAVAAAPTPAALAVSPTAEVGSNVIILDEIAQAPTTAQATVLPAGGGSEGLATTNGISSSVSPTATMLMNGGKGSGAAGGGAAATPTELTLLVSDCVTIEEKIINGREKGDPKPKRLTSIIDADERPPPDVVKQTMKIFEANANRRGGRGVNGSTNGGSDVATKVASYRSIIISGSATAGATTAAAAVGPGEKPPITHPKPPLSPKKPNIMPRTASPKQQQQQPHQVTAAKPPPTPKSLEAVNNLKNAPSTAAAPIVAVKNNNKVPIGGGGSGATSESTPPSPPARSKHTAAAAAAAAAALNGVGVGVAVSKNMQSDDDGTQSADPTADAKTTNALKNGVGTVRDHHQHHDSSSNGTTQTAAAVTPSAKQSAPGSDGGNGGSGHQHKHNGNTALEAAAVPSAASSPTTGICDSPSIQQLTTKLGSLHLATSTPTGAANGSAVSVQDRRNLEYVTSDEEEEDDDDDEDVEEGEGDNVDGENERGRRNNSSRSYQVNPESSESEDARDGAASGGSENDADDDEEAELDDDDERSVRKISRTAMENIARAGTTTQFRFNGAVKSYLPGGAMGKPAAPAPSTKAPAPPIPMSRESLAGKANGASTAAAAVQAIEVSGRLPPEGAANNSVNGVGGGGSAKQHSSGSTGALLQQGGGGYVGSSTAPSPPSLTRREIEKNQINREKSGEPAVPAAAASSGTNSINGSVASSGGVQVASANNNNNNANNANPSGASGGGGGGAKQTSAVDSTTSFVAKWGTGGMVGSGVAAVATAGQSSPLAGLVPVRKKTKPPPSHQQEGTNTMVFNFSDRKDVPDYIENDGVIIRPRPRELPKPGESGFVVLGDLTLETSTDPDDAWAAGPPSPCNGEFANAYIVINGKSSMRNKTSRSNNKFKIQFDDSLTSTYEYPSETSLLEETNGFDGVDNGTDTNGASAFADNGLLSHTNKLLSSVPLGSAPFASYTPVKAAIDTTFELGVTRTPSPSAASTASSTGSNGSLTSASNHSSNSHHSATSASSSASSEKKQHLPHTVPNGHHHPVDRSNSNGLHSSNGHSGSPDGGATLLLNGGTGAADGDALFNGATGEPESIQYLKPASDEQTVNWSQGTRVTDLLF, from the exons atgATGGCCGATACGTCCACCAGCAACGGTGGTGTGGCCGCCGGGTCGGCCTCGGTGGTGggcggtggcagcggcggcgcCCTCGACCCGAACGTCATCCCCCAGTGGAAGAAGGAGCTGATCCAGCGGCGCAAGAACCTGGCCAAAACGATCGGTGCCGTCGCGACACAGGTGCACGATTCGGCGTCGACCGTGGCGGCGGCCATCTCGGCTTCCGCCTCGTCGCCGGTGCTGGCCCACCCGCGCACACCGACCGGCGGGTTCCCCGTGGGCAGTCCGTTCTATGCCGGAAcgaaag cagcagcagcagcagctgtaaCATCCCCCACAACAGCCCCCGGATCGTTCATGGGAGTTCATTTCGCGGCGAATGAacatctgcagcagcagcaccaccaacaccagcagcaggcgcGCGGCGTCGGCAGTAGTAGTGTTGGTGTGCTGCGTGCCAGCGAAGCCGTAGCAGTGGTGGTGCAGCCGTCCTCGTCGGCAAGTGGATCATCGCCAACGTCGGTCCCGACGGCTAACGGAGCTCATTCGCATTCCAATGCCGGTTCGGAACACAGCGGCAGTAGTGCTGCCATCGCAACGAACCGCACGGGCTCCTCCGGCACCAATAGCAGCGTGATCGTCGAGCGTGAAAGTTCGTCCACCGTGTGCAGTAGTGGCGGTCCAGGTACGCATACGACCAGTGGCAttggcagtggcagcagcagcagcaccagcgtcAAATCATTAGTGTCCGGTGCGAACGGTtcagcgcagcagcagcagcagcacggtaaCGTGAGGGAGGGCGGCGTCGCAGCCAGGAAGATGGTCGCAGCCACGGCCGCGGAGGAGATCGTCGTCGTCTACGAAAAGAGTTCCGTGCTCGGTGGCCTGGCAGATGCaactggcggtggtggtggcggcatCGGCGGTGGCGGCGTTGGCGCGGGCGGTATCACTGCGCTCAGCGATGCCGGTGAGGAGCTAAAGTACGGGCCCGGTATCGTGTCACGGTTGCGCTGCCGCTACCTGAGTCTGGCCCTGCGCCAGTCCGTCGCGAAGCAGCGCCCGTCGCTGAACAGTATGCGCCGTGCGACCAGCCTCAACAACCTGCTGGACGAGGAGAGCGAAGATCTGAGCGAACGGGAACAGTCGATCGGCAGCGAGGGTACGGGCCACGGTGGTGgaccgcagcaacagcagcagcagcagcagcagaagaaataTCAATCGCAGAATTATCActaccaacaccaccaacagcagcagcagcatcgcgaACAGTACGCCAACGGAAACGGCAACAATCATAACCAtaaccatcagcagcagcagcagcttcatccAACGGTAGTTCTGCAGCCACCGTACCAGAAGCAGCCGCAGCACCATTTCGCCCCGAAACAACAGCCGTGgattcagcagcagctgcacaaggaggaggagggtggtggtggtgcggtcAAGACGGCACCGTTTCTGCGCGGCGTGCAAAACAGTTATACGCGAGCGAGCCGCCAGGTGGAGAAGAAGAACGAGTACAATCGCTACACCAAGCATCATCGCGGTGCTGGCGGTGCCGACGCGGTCCTGCTCAAGCGTGCTCGCTCAGTCGAGGCTCTGGTGCGCTACGATCACAAGGCCTGGGAGCGGGACGGCGTTAGCCCAGTCGtcggaccagcagcagcagcagcagtaacaacaacggcagcagcagcagcagcagtcgcagcAGCTCCAACGCCGGCGGCCCTTGCCGTGTCGCCCACTGCCGAGGTGGGCAGCAATGTGATCATACTGGACGAGATCGCACAGGCACCGACGACAGCACAGGCGACAGTACTGCCAGCTGGCGGTGGCAGCGAGGGGCTCGCTACGACCAACGGTATTTCCAGTTCGGTCTCACCGACCGCCACGATGCTGATGAACGGTGGCAAGGGTAGTGGCGCCGCTGGTGGCGGCGCTGCTGCCACACCGACCGAGCTGACGCTGCTGGTCAGCGATTGCGTGACGATCGAGGAGAAGATCATCAACGGGCGCGAGAAGGGCGACCCGAAACCGAAGCGGCTGACCTCGATCATCGACGCTGACGAGCGGCCACCGCCGGACGTGGTCAAGCAGACGATGAAGATCTTCGAGGCGAACGCGAACCGGCGCGGTGGGCGCGGCGTTAACGGGTCCACCAATGGTGGTTCCGACGTGGCGACCAAGGTGGCCAGCTACCGATCGATCATCATCTCCGGGTCGGCGACGGCCGGTGCCACCACGGCGGCGGCTGCCGTCGGGCCGGGCGAGAAACCACCCATCACCCATCCGAAGCCACCGCTCAGTCCCAAAAAGCCAAATATCATGCCGCGCACCGCTAgtccgaagcagcagcagcagcagccgcatcaGGTCACCGCCGCTAAGCCTCCGCCAACTCCCAAATCGCTCGAAGCTGTCAACAACCTCAAGAATGCACCGtcgacggcagcagcaccaatcGTCGCCgtcaaaaacaataacaaagtACCAATCGGTGGAGGAGGAAGCGGTGCGACGAGTGAGTCAACACCACCGTCTCCACCGGCCCGCAGTAAACATACGGCCGCAGCCgcagctgccgccgccgcagcactcaacggtgttggtgttggtgtcgCCGTCTCGAAGAACATGCaaagcgacgacgacggtacGCAATCTGCCGACCCGACGGCGGACGCGAAGACGACGAACGCACTCAAGAACGGCGTAGGTACGGTGCGCgatcaccaccaacaccacgacagcagcagcaacggcacgaCACAGACAGCGGCAGCCGTAACGCCATCGGCTAAGCAGTCGGCTCCAGGGTCAGACGGTGGCAACGGCGGCAGTGGCCACCAACACAAGCACAACGGCAATACAGCACtggaggcagcagcagtaccgaGCGCCGCGTCATCGCCGACGACGGGAATTTGCGATTCGCCTTCGATCCAGCAGCTCACGACCAAGCTCGGCAGTCTACATCTGGCGACCTCTACGCCGACTGGCGCTGCGAACGGATCCGCCGTCTCGGTACAGGATCGCCGTAACCTCGAGTACGTAACGagcgacgaggaggaggaggacgacgacgacgacgaagacgtCGAAGAAGGAGAGGGCGACAACGTGGACGGTGAGAACGAGCGTGGACGGCGCAACAACAGCTCCCGGTCCTACCAGGTCAATCCCGAATCGAGCGAGAGCGAGGACGCACGCGACGGTGCGGCCAGTGGTGGCAGCGAGAACGAcgcggacgacgacgaagaaGCTGAactcgacgacgacgacgagcgtTCGGTGCGGAAGATTTCACGCACCGCGATGGAGAACATTGCCCGCGCCGGCACTACGACGCAGTTCCGATTCAATGGCGCTGTCAAATCGTACCTGCCCGGCGGTGCGATGGGGAAGCCCGCCGCTCCCGCTCCGAGCACCAAGGCACCCGCGCCCCCGATCCCGATGTCCCGCGAGAGTCTCGCCGGCAAGGCTAACGGTGcttccacagcagcagcagcggtccAGGCGATCGAGGTCAGCGGGCGCCTGCCGCCAGAGGGCGCCGCAAACAACAGTGTAAAtggtgtcggtggtggtggcagtgcaAAACAACATAGCAGTGGTTCTACCGGTGCGCTATTGCAGCAGGGCGGCGGTGGCTACGTTGGCTCGTCCACGGCACCATCGCCACCTTCCCTGACGCGGCGCGAGATCGAGAAGAATCAAATCAATCGCGAAAAGAGTGGTGAACCCGcggtgccagcagcagcggcatcaTCCGGCACCAATAGCATTAACGGTAGTGTGGCCAGCAGTGGTGGTGTGCAAGTGGCAAGTgcgaataataataataataatgctaaCAACGCGAATCCTAGTGGTgcgagtggtggtggtggtggtggtgcgaaaCAGACCAGTGCCGTCGACAGTACCACGTCGTTTGTGGCCAAATGGGGTACCGGTGGGATGGTGGGGAGCGGTGTAGCGGCGGTGGCCACTGCTGGACAGTCGTCGCCCCTGGCCGGGCTGGTGCCGGTGCGCAAAAAGACGAAACCGCCGCCGAGCCACCAGCAGGAGGGCACCAACACGATGGTGTTCAACTTTAGCGACCGCAAGGACGTGCCGGACTATATCGAGAACGATGGTGTCATCATCCGGCCACGCCCGAGAGAGCTGCCCAAG CCTGGCGAGTCCGGTTTCGTGGTGTTGGGTGACCTAACCCTGGAAACGTCGACCGATCCGGACGATGCGTGGGCCGCCGGTCCGCCATCGCCGTGCAACGGTGAATTCGCCAACGCCTACATCGTGATCAATGGCAAATCGAGCATGAGAAACAAGACTAGTAGAAGTAATAATAAG TTCAAAATTCAGTTCGACGATTCGCTTACCTCCACGTACGAGTACCCGTCGGAAACGTCGCTGCTGGAGGAGACGAACGGGTTCGACGGTGTGGACAACGGGACGGACACGAACGGTGCCAGCGCCTTCGCCGACAACGGGCTCCTTTCGCACACGAACAAACTCCTCTCCTCGGTGCCACTTG